The genome window GGGAAGACCCCCTCGTCATTCgggcccgaaccaagccgcgtcggccccgaggccacggcttaaggttgtttacactaacattttggcgctagaaggagggcccggaatgtcgggtgatcacccgagcggctcagatgagcctatggctgagaggtcacacccgaccgaagcctcgcaggaacatcccccgcacggagactatcgtgacgaacaccccgccatgACCTCTGAACGATATTGGCAAATATTCAATGACCCGAGTTTGTCACCACCTGACGACGCCCCAGCCGACTCGACGCCCGTGccatccgaggcctttcaggccCTCACTAGTCAAGTCCGAGCTTTGATGGAtgtggtgcaaaccatcatcccgctcgtttctcatccAGCGCACCCACCAGCGGTCGAACCACTGCGACAAAGCAAGGCGCCCATTCGGGCCCACATGACGCTTCCAGAGCCCcccgcttcgcctcgggtccgaccggCCTCACTCAGGGATTcggtgatggcaaacccgagcggccgcccggagcccgaggcactctcttcggacTCCCTGTGGGCCCAGTTGCGCCTCGTCAGCCAACGACTTGacgaggtgcagaaagaggtCCACAGGTCCGGGGGAGAGCTAAGGGAGGACgtacaccaagggtctcccttctCGCCTGAGATACAGGATCTgacagtccccccggacttccagctcccctctttGGACGCTTTTGATGGCTCCGTCGACCCGGCGGACCATGTAGCTGTTTTTCGTGCCCACATGATGCTATACGGGACCTCTGATGCTCTGATGTGCAGAGTGTTCCCTACCACTCTAAGAGGGCCGGCCCATGCATGGTATGGCGGCTTCAATACCGGAACGATCGCGTCCTTCGACCAGCTtgtcaaggacttcgagctccacttcgtggccTGTGCATGGCCGAAGCCTTCCACGGCACTGCTCCTTGGACTCAGacaaagggaggatgagcccctctcacattttgtggatcgctttgccacgcaaatccggggtttgccggacactcacccctctttgtTAGTGCAGGCGCTCATGATAGGCCTGcaaccttccagattcctctggtccctcgcggagcgacctcccaccacggtgccagagatgctccaacgggctaaccggtacatcgcagCGGAGACTTGGGCGGCCGggaggagaagggacgacttcCGACCGCTGGCCCCATGAGAGAGGTCAAGCACCTATAGTGGCTACCCGATGTAGTCCTTATGAAAGAAATCAAAGCCCCTCCTCGGCCTTTTCCGAGCAAAGGTTCGGTATCTGCCTTacccctgttaggatcggagcggcactaagaggggggggtgaattagtgcagcggattaaaacttcgattttaacaaaatctttcgtacgttaagaatgaaacttgagaaatttaacttgaaggcgtattcttaaagttgcgcagcaagagtaataaggaactaaagcagtaagaagatttgcagtaatgtaaatgacaataataaaaagcaaaccagagattacgccgatttttagagtggttcggtcaaatgacctactccacttgcgaggcccctcttcgatgaggctcccaccttccactagcaagtctcttgaaatggaagggtaaacacccctcttacaaccttttacaagcagctcaacctcttacaaattttcaataagaaagaaggaggagaactctctagcaaattgaaaacaagacttgctaagactttctaagacttttctctcaatcaaaatgcttctcaaaagttgtaacctcagctgagatttgaggggtatttataggcctcaagaggattcaaattttgggctccaaaatttgaattctcttagggttcccggtgctggcggttccaccgcccagccaggcggtgccaccgcccagcgctcgggtgctggacggtgcaaccgcccagccaaggaggtgtcaccgcccagccaggcggttccaccgcctggctttccgattcattggtttggcttatttttcgcccaaaccaaatttgactttgggcccagttggcccctaaccaggatataggattatctcttaatcctaatcctaattacaggtgaactacataaaaaaaacatcctaagcaagttttttaaccgcgaacgtcgagtcttgttccggcgagctttccgacgaacttcttccgacggactccctgcaagctcccaatctttgtgatgactttaacgagtagccgagccttcttggtgatctccgcgagcctccgacgatttcttcggcgaacttccgacacgttcccgatttcttctcggacggttccggcagcatctccgatgattcttcggtctcttaaacgtccatcgagctcgactccggtatccttgctttatgttttctgattatcgtagttaatcctgcacacttaactcaataatatggattagatcaattaacccaccaattgattatatcatcaaaatccgagattcaacaacccccTCTCGGCTCGCTGTTAGCCCCGGCCTAAACTCCTCCGAGTCTACACGACTCGGTTGGAGACAACCTCGAGCCGCATCCCTCGGCCGCAGACCGCCGAgtctacctcagcgcggcctgcccgccttcgCCATGTCCCCCGGCCTTCGCCATATCCCTCGGCCTTTGCCGTATTCCTCGGTCGCGTGATGCCCGAGACAACGCCTGCGTGGTTCAGCTGCCTGCGTCATGCCACTCGGTCgcacgatgcccgagaccacacctacgcggttcACCTGCCTACGTCGTGCCACTCGGTCgcacgatgcccgagaccacacctacgcggttcacccgcctacgtcgtgctactcggtcgcacgatgcccgagaccacacctgcgcggccagcccgcctgcgtcgtgctcctcggcttcttgctcccgagacacacttgcgcggttcacccgcctacgtcgtgctcctcggcttcctgctcccgagacacacctgcgtggttcacccgcctgcgttgtgctcctcaacttcctgctcccgagacacacctgcgggaccagcccgcctgcgtcatgctcctcggcttcctgctcccgagaccacacctgcgcagttcactcgcctgcgtcgtgctcctcggcctccagctcccgagaccacacctgcgcggttcacccgcctgcgttgtgctcctcggcctccagctcccgagaccacacctgcgaggttcacccgcctgtgtcgtgctcctcggcctcttgctcccgagaccacacctgcacggttcacccgcctgcatcgtgctcctcggcctcctgCTCCCAAGACCGCACCCGCGTGGTTTACGCGTCtgcgtcgcgctcctcggctaCGTATCGCTCGAGACCTCGACCCCATCCCGGCCTGTTCAACCGAGCAGTATCCATCGGCCGCACCTTACCTGCGATCATCGCCACACACACCACCCCCCTTCTTTTTACTGCCAACCTCCACGATATCCGTGCCCCCTGCGGCAAACCAATGAATGATCTCAGAGCTAGAGCCATGCATCAGACTCCCAGTAcgagaaccgacgcatagcttctttccgggggggaatatgatgagggtaataaatgCGATAAGACGCGCATGACGTCAGTCGTCCCAAATGACGCCTCACAGCACCAGGTCAACGCAGACCGGAGCGCTGACtgaggcacattaacaccctgctcaagcttggttcttcacgccacaCCAACACCAAGGTcatacgctaccagcctgccccctgcaaaagGGCACATCagaaaacagtaagcttccctataaatacccttgcattctgAACGGAAAAGGGGGACTTCTCCATCTAAAAACCCACTCCACatcaactgacttgatcgtcggaggggtcgggccgagcacgccGACCTGACCTTCGTGCAGGTACGAAGACAACGGCTTCTCGCTAGGCCCCCATGCGAGGAGCCACCTCCCGGAGGAGTCAACGACACCACACGCGACCACCGAGACGGACACGAAGCCCACCTTAGGAAGACCCCCCCGTCATCCgggcccgaaccaagccgcgtcagccccgaggccacggcttaaggttgtttacactaacaacctTAATGTGCGCAACTATATTTGACTCTCTAGATGAGACTCGGTCAAAGCAACGAACCATGGCTACATTCCTCCCTGTCATGAATCCAGACAATTTGCGGCATCATAAATTCTGAGTGTCTCAGATGAGACTCTCTAGAAGATATCGAGGAGATTGCGGCATCGAAGTCAGAAACTCCGGTCTGATCCGGCGCCATCACCCGCATCTTTGGTCGACGCTAACAGGCTTCAGCCCCTAATTGCCGACGACTGCGGGCTTCCCGCAGCCAGCGGTCTAAACTAAGCGAGACCGAGCAGTACATACCTAGATCGGCGGCCGCCGCCCTGACAAAGAGATCCTGTCCTCCATTTCCGTACACCCTCAGATCCGTGAGATTAGTACTCCACAGTATGCAtccgctgccgctcccgctgaTATTGGCTTGAGCGTAGGCCGTGCACGAGCAATTCTTCAAACACTTAGCTCTGCACCGGTCCAGGGTCGTGCCGACCCATTCCACCGTCGAGCTCGACGTGTCCGGTAGCTTCGCTCCGCTCACTAAGACGAACCCGTCGGTCCCGTTCCGGCAGTCCACCTCCGTCTTCCTCACGCACCCGGCGGAGCCGTCCCTGAATTCCCAGTTGGTCGGATTCTTCGGCTGGAACCCCTGCGGGCAGCCGCACAGCGGCGACCTGCTGGTGTCGCAGACGGCGTTGGGGCCGCACGGGAAGATGGTGTCGCATGGGTCCATTGGGAAGTACCAGATAGGGTTCCAGAACTTGCTGTCGTCGACCCACAGCAGTCGCTGCGTGGTGCCGGAGTGGTTCATGACCACCCTGGAGACGATCGATGCGTCGATCGTGTGGAAGACGTAGACGACCTGGGTGGCGTCAACGAAGAACTGAGCCGAGATCTTGTTGTAGGACACCATCGATGGGGTGCCGGCGAAACGCACCCCATTCCATGGGCCACCGCGCCACACCTGACGCGTCCCTGACCATTCAAAGACCTGGGGATCGCCGCGCAGATCGATGCCGAAGGTGTACTCTCCCGGCGCCGGGTCGATGGCGCTCGCCCAAGACGTGAGCGTACGGTTGAACCCGGTCGTCAGATTCCACCCGAGCTTCATGCCCGGCAGGAGCGTGTCGGTCGGGTAGTCGAAGCTCTGCCACGCAAAGCTGTTCGGATCACTAGCATTAGCATCCGCCTCCCTGACGACAAAGTTCCCATCGTCGAGGAGCTGCGCCACCGGGTCTGAAAGAGCGAGCGGCGGCGAGGACCAGACGACGGTCGAGTTCTCGCCAGTGATGATGAGCGTTCCGTTGGCCGCCACCGATAGGCTTCCATGGCTGCCGGTGACAGGACGCTGGCGATTGGCGACCCACACCACCGTTTGGACTGAGATCTTGTGGTACCATATCCCGATATAGCGGCTGTCAGAATCATTGGGTCTAAAGAAGCCCAACGCGAAGCTGCCGCGCTCAGAGATCAAGGGTTGCCCGTCGTCAGCGAGGGGGTGGTCAAGAGTCCAGGTGTCTGCTCCATTGGAGGGGCCGAGGAGAGGGATGAGGATGTAGAGAAGGAAGGAGGCCCCGGAGACCCTCCTCATGATCAGTGGTCGAGCCTCAGAAGCAAGTCGAATGCTGTACATTTATTTGGCGTGCTTGTAGGATGACTTGTTTCTTTCACTTAATTGGCATGAATCGAATGGCCTAGCAGTGATGGATGAGGCTTATGTCGGTATTGACTCTTTCAAATAAATATGAGGTGATAAGTAGGTCTCCTAAAAAGATCCATGGCTTGTCATTGGAAAATTTTGATCCATGAtaatctataaaaaaataaagaaaatttaggCACGTTAACTTGATTTTATTGACACATtgacaaaagaatatatatacGGTGACTACAATTTTGAAAATCTCATCCCAAAATGTTTTGGGTAGTTAGGCCTGTGAAcacatacatatgatcttttgcATAATGATGCGATTCATCCTTTCTGtaattgaattatgttaagatgtaccaggaactgtcatctcatgttggatgtcatatgacctacaataatcattaaataattctATATACTCACCATAATTATTcgatcttatacatttcaattgcttttctatctccctttcaactctagaatgaaacta of Musa acuminata AAA Group cultivar baxijiao chromosome BXJ1-7, Cavendish_Baxijiao_AAA, whole genome shotgun sequence contains these proteins:
- the LOC135678134 gene encoding receptor-like serine/threonine-protein kinase SD1-8 isoform X1, with amino-acid sequence MRRVSGASFLLYILIPLLGPSNGADTWTLDHPLADDGQPLISERGSFALGFFRPNDSDSRYIGIWYHKISVQTVVWVANRQRPVTGSHGSLSVAANGTLIITGENSTVVWSSPPLALSDPVAQLLDDGNFVVREADANASDPNSFAWQSFDYPTDTLLPGMKLGWNLTTGFNRTLTSWASAIDPAPGEYTFGIDLRGDPQVFEWSGTRQVWRGGPWNGVRFAGTPSMVSYNKISAQFFVDATQVVYVFHTIDASIVSRVVMNHSGTTQRLLWVDDSKFWNPIWYFPMDPCDTIFPCGPNAVCDTSRSPLCGCPQGFQPKNPTNWEFRDGSAGCVRKTEVDCRNGTDGFVLVSGAKLPDTSSSTVEWVGTTLDRCRAKCLKNCSCTAYAQANISGSGSGCILWSTNLTDLRVYGNGGQDLFVRAAAADLDSESSHHRIHLTVITVVIALFILILAFVGCCVWRRKKRSSRPGMSAMATSFTDRHNDEGTEAKVLDLPLFDLGTVADATGSFSIENKLGEGGFGPVYKGKLEDEQEIAVKRLSKTSVQGLDEFKNEVVLIAKLQHRNLVRLLGCCTEGEERMLIYEYMPNGSLDSFLFDKAKGWLLNWPTRYSIIVGIARGLLYLHQDSRLRIIHRDLKAGNILLDMHMNPKISDFGMARIFGGDESEVNTKRVVGTYGYMSPEYAMDGIFSVKSDVFSFGVLVLEIISGKKNRGIYDSSRSLNLLGYTWSLWREGKGLDLVDEAIGDSYPKAEVLRCMKVGLLCVQERPEDRPTMSSVLFMLGSDSALLPQPRQPGFVAMRGPLDPDSSRSKQDSLSINNVSVTMFEGR
- the LOC135678134 gene encoding receptor-like serine/threonine-protein kinase SD1-8 isoform X2, coding for MRRVSGASFLLYILIPLLGPSNGADTWTLDHPLADDGQPLISERGSFALGFFRPNDSDSRYIGIWYHKISVQTVVWVANRQRPVTGSHGSLSVAANGTLIITGENSTVVWSSPPLALSDPVAQLLDDGNFVVREADANASDPNSFAWQSFDYPTDTLLPGMKLGWNLTTGFNRTLTSWASAIDPAPGEYTFGIDLRGDPQVFEWSGTRQVWRGGPWNGVRFAGTPSMVSYNKISAQFFVDATQVVYVFHTIDASIVSRVVMNHSGTTQRLLWVDDSKFWNPIWYFPMDPCDTIFPCGPNAVCDTSRSPLCGCPQGFQPKNPTNWEFRDGSAGCVRKTEVDCRNGTDGFVLVSGAKLPDTSSSTVEWVGTTLDRCRAKCLKNCSCTAYAQANISGSGSGCILWSTNLTDLRVYGNGGQDLFVRAAAADLDSESSHHRIHLTVITVVIALFILILAFVGCCVWRRKKRSSRRMSAMATSFTDRHNDEGTEAKVLDLPLFDLGTVADATGSFSIENKLGEGGFGPVYKGKLEDEQEIAVKRLSKTSVQGLDEFKNEVVLIAKLQHRNLVRLLGCCTEGEERMLIYEYMPNGSLDSFLFDKAKGWLLNWPTRYSIIVGIARGLLYLHQDSRLRIIHRDLKAGNILLDMHMNPKISDFGMARIFGGDESEVNTKRVVGTYGYMSPEYAMDGIFSVKSDVFSFGVLVLEIISGKKNRGIYDSSRSLNLLGYTWSLWREGKGLDLVDEAIGDSYPKAEVLRCMKVGLLCVQERPEDRPTMSSVLFMLGSDSALLPQPRQPGFVAMRGPLDPDSSRSKQDSLSINNVSVTMFEGR